TTCCGGGCTCGCGTTGGGAATGACTCACGATCCGGGAACTAATTTCTTTAGGGCTGTTAACATAGTCTGGAAGGGCCGCTCACCTTTTCGAAAAGAAGAGGGCTTCTTATTTGTTCGGTAACTTGGTTTCTTGGAATATCAAATGAAATCTCGAATGTTTAATGTTCACGATAGGGAggcatttttttgtatttaagaaCTGACTTCGTTTGTTACGGCTTGTGAAACTTATTTTAAGACGGGGAGGAGTCAAGAGTTCATATCCAAAGGAAGAGCTGCATGACGTAGACACGTTGGGAGAGGAGGTTTTGTGAGAACAGATATGTGATGTGTCCAAAGACTGGGAAATTCTGGTGGGACTTTCAAAACATGGTCTTTAGGAAAGATTTTAAGCCCATTTCTTGGCATGGCTGTAAAAGTTAATGCTTCCGTGGTTTAATATTTTGGTCACAAAATCCGTGTGAGAATCTGAAAGGTTCCTAGGAAAGAGATGCAACTTGTTGCGGGATTTGGCGGACACCCCTCCCCAGATTCCTCAGGGTTTCCTGGATCTCGAGGGTTTTTAAATGATGACAGTTACAAGGTCAAAGCCATCTTTAGAgactttattttctgccttttagcTCAGGAAGTAGTCACTATTTATGTAGTAAATATAAAGGATCACTTTCGCCTGTGTTTTTGaattgaaataatgaaatatttgcttttctagcTAAGACTTCTCTCAAACTTGTGTGCTGAGGAGACTCAGATGTTGGCCTCAGCTCCTAGGCTGAACTCAGCAGATCGGCCCATGAAAACTTCTGTATTGAGACAAAGGAAAGGATCTATCAGAAAGCAACATCTATTATCCTGGGCGTGGCAGCAAGGAAGAGGACAGGTGGTGGAAATCCTGCAATCTGAAAAGCAGACTGAAAGGTATCAAAACCTTCCCGTTGTAATGGGGCATTTTATGATGGACTCATcctaaactgtttttatttttaaatagaggatTATTCAGAATTGTGGATAAGCTCGCTGTTCTTAGGAAGGTATAATAAAGTGCATGTAATGAAGTGTGAACAGTATAGTGAAGTTGAAGCAGACGAatagcatatatttgggtcttgccCAAGATTTCTGGAGTTACAAATTGGAGCTACTGAAGTTTCTTAAAGTTTTGAACTATTTGAAgtggaattctactcaatattctgtttACATTCACTTACAGGTGACAAAGAAGCTGAAGATGGGTGGTGGAGAGAGGTATAACATTCCAGCCCCTCAGTCTAGAAATGTTAGTAAGAACCAACAACAGCTTAGTAGACAGAAGACCAAGGATCAGAATTCCCAGATGAAGATTGTtcataagaaaaaggaaagaggacatACTTATAATTCATCAGCAGCTGCATGGCAGGCCATGCAAAGTGGGGGGAAGaacaaaaattttccaaataatcaAAACTGGAACTCTAGCTTATCAAGTCCCACCTTACTTTTTAAGTCTCAAACTAATCAGAACTATGCTGGAGCCAAATTTAGTGAGCCGCCATCACCAAGTGTTCTTCCTAAACCACCAAGCCACTGGGTTCCTGTTTCCTTTAACCCTTCTGAtaaagaaataatgacatttcaACTTAAAACCTTACTTAAAGTACAGGtgtaaaatgagataaagtattAATGTGTTTAAATTTAGGCATATTTAAGGATAATTGGCAATTGTCTCAGACCAAATTCACTAGGGAATTTAATCTGTAAAACTGCTAATTAATGTAGAAAATATAATGACTTAACTGTTTCGTGTGTTATGTGCACTGTGATGGTAGAATCAGTGCaacttaaaataactaaattattgATAATTGTACTTCATATCAATCGTAAGTGTTCTCAATTGAGTAACCATTCAAGTGAAACCAGTCAAGTTTAGATTTGGGGAATGGTAAAGGAATCAGCTTTTTCCATTGCCTGTTGCGGGAAGATAGTAATTTCAGATTATCATTCATGGATCAGCAGAGTGACTTGTTGAGATCTGGCAAATGTGATTATAAGCATCCAGTTAAGACATACAGGGGTTGAAAACTAGCTGAATATTTGAAAGTTTAATGTCCTAAACCAGTAATATGCCAACAATCTGATGCACTgccaaaagaaaatgtgaattttttttagaGTATAGTTGTATTTTAGTGAACTGTATGGTGGTGAATGTGGAAAAGGCACTAGGGGCTATTTAGAATGAAACAGTATACCCCATTGTCCCTGTAACTGACATGCAGTGGATAGGTGTCTGCCAACAAATGCACCGAAACCATTTTATATAGAAATAGTATTCGGTGTTCACAGAGTAGCTTTCAGAATACATTTTAGTATTATGGCACTGCACAAGCTATTCTGACAGTGATCTGGCTTCAAATCGTCCCTGCAAAGCTTGTTTAAAGTTGGGAGCTATATAATGTGAAAGTTTTACGTACCTAGGAAAGAGCcatgtaaatatatgtaataaactTGTAGCATATGTAAAGTTTTGTTGGCGTTTATCCtacaaaaatagaatattttagtaTGAATTTGCTGAATGTAAGACATGGACTCTTTTTATACTATGGCCTAATTTTAAAGGTCCAAAAAAACCTTGTTTTTAAAGTTTGCCCTTGTGCTAAAGTGCCACTGTACGTATACTATAATTGATCTTGCTGTAAACTATATTTCAAAGTAAATCCTAGTGTAAGAAGTTTTATATAACTGAAAAGGTTTTAAGCTGCTAAAACACTTCCTATTTTTGAGAGATGTGAAATGCAGTATgggattattttaatttcttaagccCAAAGATCAACTATTAAGGGGTTCCTCTTACCTTAAAAGATTAATTTTGGCTTTCAACAATTTGTGTAACCTATGAGTATATGTGTACAAtgccagtgtttttttttttttttggtcaacagGTGCAACCCAGGGGACCACTCATTGCAAAAGGTGCAATTTCTTGCCTAATACCATGATAACATGTTTTGCTTACCTTAAAGATAAGCGCTAATTATAACAGCCAACTCAATAgtaaattaaaaggaaagtgtgtgtggagggggtcTATTTAGAATATGAGTGTAGGTGCCCTCTTTTCTCATTTGGCAGCTTTTTTGATACTTTTAAGCAGAATGGGTAAGTTGTGTTTCTCCAAATTCAGGTGAGATAATATTGCCCATATCAAATAATGATAAAAGACAAGTTTATATAATAGTACTTAATGTACATACAGGAATTTGaagcatgaaattaaaaaataaaattgctttttccCGTGTCTTGTTTTTATTGTATAAAAAATTGTTACCATGTAATATTCTTAGAATGCACATAATTAATCCTACTGAAATAACAGTAGGACCGTTGGTTTTAAGAGGCAACCAATTTGCTAACTGATACAGACATTTGGATTAGCAGCTATACCGTTAAAAAAGCAACTGTGGCTTCCTCCTCCCAGCAGGGCTAACAGTAAAAGGCCACAGAATATTACTTTGGAAATTTACATAAAGCTTCTGAATTCATCTCATACCAAATTGAGTAAAGCAGGTTTAATCGCCTGTCTCCCTCTTCTACATTTTAAGATGACTTCGGTAAACAGAAGAGTTCTTGTCAATTTGAGAAATTgtgcaaattttttttctataaacaaTTTTCACAAGGGGACCttggaggagaaaaaagacaCAAGAACTAAACTGGCTTTCTAAAATACATTCCAAATGATAGGATAACTCAAACTAGttcaagaaaaatcttttaatttctacACTAAGCAAGCAGTGAATCCCAGAGCCAGGTTGTATTTTGTCATGCAAACTGTCGGAAGAAATTGATTTGGCAGAAATAATgagtctttttttcctgtttattcccAGTGTAATTTCTATTAACAGTGGCAAGAATTGCCCAGTTCTTTGCAGTACTGCACTGGAATCCCGCTCGATTCAACAATTTTCATCCCAAGCATCTTTATGTTAGGTTTTGATGTATACATGTAAATACAGTATATACTAGATTTCTGGTTTGGGACCGACTCCAGTGGTAAAAGTGTTCAGAGAATTAAGAGCACATTGGGCTTTaactacaaatatttttaatagctacGGTTAACTTAAGTTAATAATCGTATTATATCTCATACCTTAGAAAGGTACTAATAAAGTTATGGTTAGCGTACAGGAAGTATGGTTGACATGAATTTCTCAAATCGTACTTGTAAGAACCAAAAAGTTAAGAGCTCATCTACCCTGTAGGGCTGCAGTCAGCCATAGCATGAGCCTTGTCAGTGTTACAATTTAAACTTGTCATACCTTTTTGATGGCAGCATATATAGTACAATGGAATCTTGAGCCCATAACCTATCTTTACACTTCAGTTCTGGTAAATTCTCTTCATCCCAGAAGCACAAGGTGGAAAATAACTTGAAGGAAAACACTAGTTTTCTAGTGTTTAATTGTCTCATAGGCAATTACTTCGTAAACCAAGTGGGATAAGAGTACATCTCAAACCTCTTACACAAATGAGGAAAGCCTACTGAGCCACAAATCTGTCAGGCAGAactaaacctaaaaaaaaaaaaaaaaaaaaatccaagatttTTTGGATCCTAGACCAGTTTATTTCATTATCTAGCATTCAGAGATGTGCTCTACAACAAACGACACAGAGGCCTTTTACTTCTTTACAAACTACTCTGTcaattatcaacaaaatgaattTACATGCCTTGCTTTGTACTCCAAATAAAAAAGGAATCCCCCATCTTTAACATAAGGGTGAAACAACTGTTAGGAATACATAGAAGCAACACAATAAACATAACTGACACTGCTGGAGGAAGGGACAAAgggaaaaccccccaaaaaagatcCTTTTCCATAGCAGCTAGCTATGTCTTATAGATGTCAGTAGTTGAAGATGAAAAGGTTgctgacttctttcatcagtgaggACAATTCACTCCTGGGACTCCTAAAAGCTCTGATAGACCGCCTAGTTGAACACTTATTTTATTCCTGTCACAGCCTCCCCACTTCAAAATTATCTCAGGATTTTGTAAACAGGAATATGGTCAAAATGCAACACGAGACTGAAATTTGGAAAAGCCAGGCTGGAAAGTGAGTCAACAGCTGTTGAGATCTTAGATTACATTTAACCCCTTTTCCATCCAAGAAAGTTACAAATACTTtctgtaattaaataattttcataaatctATTAAATCTTCCCTCTAAGTGAACTCTAGATTCCATTATATTAattgtattgttataaaatttccccatttgtaaaaaaagaaaaaaaaagatgaaccaaATAAAAAACCTTGGACATTTATCTAGTatctgccacttacttgctgtgtgatctcgggcaagtttgaaaaattaaaacGGGTAAAAATACCTCCGTTTCATATCTCCCTTATGTATATTCTGctatattttcaaaatctttataAATTAAAGGCTTAAACACTTCTGTATTTTTAGATGAGTAACTTTACACAAAGTTTTAAAtgtggcagaaataaagacaaaaaccaaatatgCAAGTGATGAAATCAATGTATAGATAAACTTCATATCCTAATAAGGAACTAAGGAATCCAAAACATTTTGTGATactataaaagttatttattcaCTATACACAGAACATGTCCCCTATAAAATGTACATGTAAATCGCTAGAAAGTATATTTGGTGAACATTTTCTCAATTACAGAACATACTAAATCAGTTGGGAATAACAGCTATCTGCCTCAAAATCTAATTATAGCACCCAGAGTCTCCTTTACATCTGAtgcaaagttaaatatttttgggGATTGTTTCCTAACGTAACGTGTTTGAGGAGGCAGAGTTAACAATTATATATAACTCTAGTATATTACAGTCACTGCACAATAAATCAGTTTATTACAgattaaaacatcattttttcattatttgtattAATGGGATGAAAACAAATACTGGACTTTTAAATGGCAAATAACCACAAAATTACTTATATTTGATAGTATATTGGGTTTTATAATTACACAGGATATAAATGGTGTAAAATAGTTATGAATAATACACCTCAAACAAAACAGTGAGGCCACACTGTAATGATTCACTAGATTGTGCTCAgtagacatttattgaataagtgaattttatctatttttctccCCAATTACCCAGTACAATTTTTGCCCACagtaagggctcagtaaatgtttgctgaatataCTGACTAGGAAAGAGGTGAGAAGAGATGGACCCTCTTAGCTGGATGTCAAGTATAATTGGAATTTATGTGGGAGAGTGTTTAAGGAAGATGTAAACCGCATGTGGCATACAAGTAAGGAAACTCAGATGCCAACAAAGCAAACCATTAAGCAGAAAACACTGGCACTGGAATAAACAAAGGCAAGATTTGCCAATAGCAAAAACAGAACTGACTTTAAGAGATATGCAAGTTTATATTGGACCATACCTTTTCTCACCCAATTCAGTTTGAGACAGACCAATAGAGGCACTGTAAGAGACTATGGCTGTCTTCCTTGATATTCAAACATCCTAGTTTCCAATTTAACATGGACCTGTTACCCATGAATCAATATAAACCTATTCAGATTTAGGGATTAGTTTCCACAAGTACAAAGttgaatttccttttatttgtccTAAAAGGCTTACTTTCAAACTTGAAGGGACTTCAATTATTCCATGTAGTTTCGATaacattcttttatcttttcagaCCAGAGTCAAAATATTCGTACAGTATTCATACTGCAGCACCTTCCACCCACCCTTTGGTCGCTTGAACTGCCCTTCTTTGGTTCTTTTTCCGCTTTCTCAGATCTTTCTTGAAGTGTAGTAAGCAGAACTGTACTGGGTATTCCAGCTGCAGTTTGGTCTTAAATAAAAGAAGGATGTTTGTcagtttggttttctttattcttctctgtggtatACAGGATTTTGTTAGTTGAACTGGATGTAGCAGCTTACAGGGCCAAATTTTCAAGAGAATAGTATAATAGTTCCCAGGTCTTTTCCCTGGGTTGTAACTTAACAGCTCATACTCTATGTAGCACCTTTCCTTTCTCACTGAAGCATTATCTGTCATTATTCTTCTTGCTTACttggcttcaaaaaaaaaaaaaaaaaaaaatgcagagatcTTAAGCAAAAAGAGAGGTGAAGTGTCAGCTCTCACTTGAGTCTTGATATGTTCTACTCCAATACTGAGCCGTGCCAGACacacagtagatactcaataattATGGAACTATGTAACACAACAATTAAAGCCCTGTATAAGGATCCTTAAGTATCAGTAGGATCCTATCTATCATGGGTTCAACTATAAAATAGTCCCTTAGAAGCTATGTTATTTAGGTATGTCACTTTAGAAATAACATATAAGGTTCAAGAAAATAGCATGAGTCTAAAAATAAGTGacacaagtaaaaaataaaaacaaaaccactactTCTAATTCTATAcagacagaaaaattaaacagGCTATTTCCccagtccatttaaaaaaaaaaaaaacccatctaaGGATCCGGCTGAGCTCAAATCCTGGATCTGCCTTTTACTGCTTTTTctttgtgcctccatttccttatcaTCTGTTACAcgagaaaataaaagtatctttCTCATAGGGTCTCGTGATGagtaaatgagttaacacataaagcttttagaacagtgtctggcacatcataaatactcaataaatatcagctatACTTGTCATTATAAAGCAGCTTGAACTCAAACCACAAAACACCTAAACCAGTTCCCCACGCTGATTATCACTTAATATTAAGTGCTCACGAACATtcaatgcaaaaatattttaaatcacgcCATAAACATAAGGCCCAATCCATCTTGTTTAGGATGGGGAAGAGTAGAATTATTGGTCCatctaataatgaaaatataaacttaaaattagctaactcaaatttcattttaatgcgTAACTTAACACTACCAATAACCTCAAAGTTATTCAACCCAAAGGGTTTAATAAGCAATAATGAAACAACTCTGACATCACATAAGGATTTTTAAAGTACTACGTAAAAGATGTACCTTTCTGGCAGGTTCTATCATTTCCAAAGTAAAACCTGTGCCTAGTGCAacactgatttaaaatattcctaaatCCGCTGTTATTGTATAATCTCATTCAAAACTATAATAATTCCAGTTAatcattatttccttcattttgtttttattatagcaTGTTTGCTTAATTTACAGCAAGCAGAAAATAAGCTGGGTCTTGTTTTGATCCAAACATTGATGTTTTAAAGGTTGTACacaatatttgttaaaaagaacatataaaaatacCTTTTTAGAAGCttctataagaaagaaaatacaaagtttaACCCCACAACTTTCCTCTTTGCTAGAACTGCAAACTACTGCTACAGTTTTAAATAGACTTTTTGTTGTTTAAACTATACATCcaggaaaatctaaaaaaattaaagaaacgtGCATATAAATGATTGCATAGCAGAACATGAACATTAACTGCAAACagtaaagaaatgaaagttaGAAATACTATCAAATATACAAAGGTGCTAGAATCAATCCTTTAAACACATTCCACAAACAGTATTTAAAAACCACCTTTTGTTCTTTACAGGCAAGGCCTAGATTACTAAAACCAAAATTGAAAAAAGTAATCCTCTAAAAGGAATGGTTTCcctaaaatatttcttacttATTATGCCTGTAAGCAAGCAATCTAAAAATTTTAAGGATGCCAGCTTTTATTCTGAAATGAGATTGGACACATCAAGTCACTTTTTATTGCCCCCAAATGGTCTCGCAGAGAGATGTTAGAAATTATAAGGAGTTAGGGTATTATTTTCATCAGGTACTACACGGATAATCAGTCAAAACCTCAAGAGATGTGACTTccttaaaattagttttttccagaattatttaaaatctcaTGGCACCACACAATCACGTAGAATGGgagtgttgtctttttacttGCCTCACATTAAATAAACTGAGGCGTGAAGAACAAGCCTCCTTCATAAAGATATGGGCAAATTTTGATACAAATGCACACACCAAGTGCTTTAAGTATCAAAATTCAGTCCTTTTACACTAATGCgcacacacaaacaaaacctaCTTTGAAAACACTTTACTTGCTTTTAACAGCAGTGAGAAAACTAAGCAATATTATGGTCAACAATGCTCCTTAAAGTTTAGAGTAACTGCGTAAGAGCATTCTTTTCCCCTTAAAATTATTTCTGCCATCATCAACCTGCCCAAATTTTAAGGTGGGTTTTTCCGATGTTTGTATGGTTCCAAATCTTCACAGAAACCAGAGAAGTGAAGGCTCCGTGTTTCAATCAAAAACGCCATCTCCCTGAAAATGCTACTTAACCCAGTTGGCGTCATTCCCCGAGACAGTGGGGTTAACAAAAGAACTATTCCACACTGTGCCATAAATTATCATCGTGGGTCTCGACACCTTGACAAGACAAAAAGGTCCACCCTGAACCTAAATGTGTCTAGTCGGGTCAGTGTTGTACGGTGGCTACAACTTCACTTTTGTATCATTCTACCTGATTAGCAAGCTACATTTCTAGGTTAACAGTTCTACCAAATATGGatatgaaagtttatttttaataagacaaTGTTGCAAATTATGGTCAACCAACATCTTTTCACCAATACCTCAagcattaaaaaatgagaatcttTACAAAAATATACAGAGACACCACAAATTGGTAGCTGCCCATAACATTAAACAAACTGGACTCTTAAGAGTGGCTTCTCAACAGCATATCATTTTAATCATAACCATTGCCTGGTACAGGGAAAACTGACAAGTGTTTTTTTAAGCATCATTGCAACATTGTATTCCTGATAATTTAAGTAAACCAAActatgagtaaatgaatgatacATGCCTAAAAATATCATGGTTTATACTATCAGTGGCCACTGGACTTAGGACTAGTCCAAGACCTTGATCTAGATTTTGACCTAGACCTAGACTGTGATCTTGACTGAGATTTGGATCTAGGtggttcttttttccttgattccTTTTCATATCTTGAGCCAGACTTATAATGTGTTTTGGAATCTGTTTTAGAGGTGCCTCTAGTTTTGGTGTGAGATGCAGACCTAGAACGTGATTtagccttcatttctttcttgggCTGGGACTTGGACCGTGATCTTGAATTGGATTTAGATCTTGAAAAAGATCGATTTCGGTGTTTGAATCTTTCAAAACAGAGGAGAGATACAATTAGAGTAAAAATTAGATTCTATATTA
The genomic region above belongs to Phocoena sinus isolate mPhoSin1 chromosome 1, mPhoSin1.pri, whole genome shotgun sequence and contains:
- the PNRC2 gene encoding proline-rich nuclear receptor coactivator 2, yielding MGGGERYNIPAPQSRNVSKNQQQLSRQKTKDQNSQMKIVHKKKERGHTYNSSAAAWQAMQSGGKNKNFPNNQNWNSSLSSPTLLFKSQTNQNYAGAKFSEPPSPSVLPKPPSHWVPVSFNPSDKEIMTFQLKTLLKVQV